One Methanobacteriaceae archaeon genomic region harbors:
- a CDS encoding molybdopterin-dependent oxidoreductase: MYKPAAISILLLIGLISFFTLNAFLNPDVTTLDSVQVKDYKGQKLSSINDFRENSIKGPQKVDINNYTLQITGRVQNPKNYTYKEVINHKNYQKVVTLNCVEGWSVNILWRGILVSELINETKPTPDGKTVIFYAADGYSTSFPLDYLHNNHILMAYKMNNVTIPPERGFPFQLVAESKWGYKWVKWITKIEISNNTNYTGYWESRGYSNTGNLNESFSA, translated from the coding sequence ATGTATAAACCAGCTGCAATCTCTATTTTATTATTAATTGGATTAATATCATTCTTCACCTTAAATGCTTTTTTAAATCCAGATGTCACTACCCTGGATTCAGTCCAGGTCAAAGACTATAAGGGCCAAAAACTCTCATCTATCAATGATTTTCGTGAAAATTCTATTAAAGGCCCTCAAAAGGTAGATATTAATAATTATACACTACAAATAACAGGGAGAGTTCAAAACCCGAAAAATTATACGTATAAAGAAGTTATTAACCATAAAAACTATCAAAAAGTAGTTACCCTTAACTGTGTTGAGGGCTGGTCCGTCAACATATTATGGAGAGGTATTCTAGTTAGTGAACTCATAAATGAAACCAAACCAACACCTGATGGTAAAACAGTTATATTTTATGCCGCTGATGGTTATTCAACTTCTTTTCCCTTGGATTATCTGCATAATAACCATATTTTAATGGCCTATAAAATGAATAATGTGACCATTCCCCCCGAGCGAGGATTCCCCTTTCAATTAGTGGCCGAGAGTAAATGGGGATATAAATGGGTTAAATGGATAACTAAAATCGAAATTTCCAATAACACTAATTACACCGGATATTGGGAAAGTAGAGGTTATTCTAATACTGGTAATTTAAATGAAAGTTTTTCTGCTTAA
- a CDS encoding AAA family ATPase, translated as MHIKAFRGIKDSEILLNEKSLLICGENGTGKSSIVDSIEFFFKGKVSTLKGSGITFNRHGPHTNHTQEDIKVDLTFTAENTLTRTHNSFSPIPSNYKKYFNVSQDGVFILRRKQLLSFIDNTPSERFNVISGFMGIDYLDKIEKAMKESVYDLKKGVDEKETGIQKILNNISEIVGKVITSEKEILPSLNELFKKHGLPELTSFEKAPEHSAKMFSIVKEDSDNLQNIIILKEIREKTENKVETDSHSKIKDFNIKLNDLLKENMKENMSLKLLLESGKDALEIDKLENKCPLCEEKVDKKDLISKIEERLQSFEKTSEDFLKLKEELKSISDEISNLINHGNDILNQIERFDEFKDDETNLKEKIDYLVNFQKQLKSVLDKNDQILINDFNTILDDFSDILININKKTEELISKIKITDDEKKFLDLLEVLAVAISKIKDITEYNDNLKELKSRLELIDNIYNSFIELKKSKIQSIFDSIQSDIQDFYSLLHPKEPHNNIELKIVRNASAELKITSFSRENQDPRALTSEGHLDSLGLCIFLALVNKFNKDCSLIVLDDIVTTVDSAHRQMICKLLFTQFKKKQFIITTHENLWYQQLFKSQQVFGVNFENYIISNWTVDDGPDLKPYKINLDRIYEKISSGDLSCAGNESRQYLEWVLEEICKSIDAEVLMKERYTAGDLMSPVRGQLKEIIADPDIKKEIKDAFRELENNSIMGNILSHNNLFAGNVSATEVKRFVESVKKIHDLMTCPSCGKFIQYHERAGILKCPKKCPDSVIISN; from the coding sequence ATGCATATTAAAGCATTTAGGGGTATAAAAGATAGTGAAATTTTACTAAACGAAAAATCTCTTTTGATTTGTGGTGAGAATGGCACTGGAAAAAGTTCAATTGTAGATTCTATAGAATTTTTCTTTAAAGGAAAAGTTTCTACATTAAAAGGAAGTGGAATAACTTTTAATCGGCATGGACCGCACACTAATCATACACAGGAGGATATAAAAGTTGATTTAACTTTTACAGCAGAAAATACTCTTACTAGAACACATAATTCATTTAGTCCAATACCATCTAATTATAAAAAGTATTTTAATGTATCACAAGATGGTGTATTCATTTTACGTAGAAAGCAACTTCTTTCATTTATTGATAACACTCCTTCGGAACGTTTTAATGTCATTAGTGGATTTATGGGAATAGATTATTTAGATAAAATTGAAAAAGCAATGAAAGAATCTGTTTATGACTTAAAAAAAGGAGTAGATGAGAAGGAAACAGGCATCCAAAAAATTTTGAATAATATATCTGAGATTGTTGGAAAAGTAATAACTAGTGAAAAAGAAATTTTACCAAGTTTAAATGAACTATTTAAGAAACATGGTTTGCCTGAACTAACTTCTTTCGAAAAAGCACCCGAACATAGTGCAAAAATGTTTTCAATTGTCAAAGAAGACTCTGATAACTTACAAAATATTATTATTCTTAAAGAAATTCGAGAAAAAACTGAAAATAAAGTTGAAACCGATTCACACTCGAAAATAAAGGATTTCAATATTAAATTAAATGATCTTCTGAAAGAAAACATGAAAGAAAACATGTCTTTAAAATTGTTGCTTGAAAGCGGGAAAGATGCATTAGAAATAGACAAATTAGAGAATAAATGTCCATTGTGTGAAGAAAAAGTTGATAAAAAAGATTTAATATCTAAAATCGAAGAAAGATTGCAATCTTTTGAGAAAACTTCGGAAGACTTCTTAAAATTGAAAGAAGAACTAAAATCAATTAGTGATGAAATAAGTAACCTGATTAATCATGGTAATGATATTCTAAATCAAATAGAAAGATTTGATGAATTTAAAGATGATGAAACAAATTTAAAAGAAAAAATAGATTATTTAGTTAATTTTCAAAAACAGCTGAAATCAGTTTTAGATAAAAATGATCAAATATTGATTAATGATTTTAATACTATCTTAGATGATTTTTCAGATATTTTAATAAATATAAACAAAAAGACTGAAGAATTAATTTCTAAAATTAAAATTACCGACGATGAAAAAAAATTCTTAGATCTATTAGAAGTGCTTGCAGTTGCAATAAGTAAAATCAAAGATATAACTGAGTATAATGATAATTTGAAAGAACTAAAATCTCGATTAGAACTAATAGATAATATTTACAATTCTTTTATTGAATTGAAGAAAAGTAAAATTCAGTCCATTTTTGATTCTATACAATCTGATATTCAAGATTTTTATTCATTACTCCATCCCAAAGAGCCCCATAATAATATAGAATTAAAAATAGTTAGGAACGCAAGTGCTGAACTTAAAATAACTTCTTTTAGTCGTGAAAATCAAGACCCTCGAGCTCTAACTAGTGAGGGGCACCTTGATTCATTAGGTTTATGTATTTTTCTTGCTTTAGTGAATAAATTTAATAAAGATTGCTCTTTGATAGTGCTTGATGATATTGTAACTACAGTGGATTCAGCCCATAGACAGATGATATGTAAATTGCTATTTACACAATTTAAAAAGAAACAATTTATTATAACTACTCATGAAAATTTATGGTATCAACAGTTATTCAAATCACAACAAGTTTTTGGAGTTAATTTTGAAAATTATATTATTTCTAATTGGACAGTTGATGATGGACCTGATTTAAAACCTTATAAAATTAATTTAGATAGAATATATGAGAAAATTTCATCTGGTGACTTATCTTGTGCTGGAAATGAAAGTAGACAATACCTTGAATGGGTTTTAGAAGAGATTTGTAAGTCTATCGATGCAGAAGTCCTAATGAAAGAGAGATATACTGCAGGTGACCTCATGAGTCCTGTCAGAGGCCAGCTGAAAGAAATAATAGCTGATCCAGATATTAAGAAAGAAATAAAAGATGCTTTTAGAGAATTAGAAAATAACAGTATAATGGGTAATATTCTTTCACATAATAACTTATTTGCAGGGAATGTTTCAGCAACAGAAGTTAAAAGATTTGTTGAATCAGTTAAGAAAATACATGATTTAATGACATGCCCGTCTTGTGGAAAATTCATTCAATATCATGAAAGAGCAGGAATTCTTAAATGCCCTAAAAAATGTCCAGATTCAGTTATAATTTCTAATTAA
- a CDS encoding PAS domain S-box protein — MNEKSYDKLAIAELSTLYEISSILFLRSKDEILKEALEKVIRLFGVRYFLLFDGKSDDGQIVSSWGFKGSEDFLLKINQKEPNQFNFSFTKLGNLELFMEQSYPIKTRERRLYIMFARSLENSLLNAKNIEKREKAEKTLQKSEKKFRDLVENINDVIFTINPEGYITYISPTIEQITSYKTNELIGQNFTIFVHPNDISDLFDSLKNTLAGKLKPTEFRVLDKDGTVLYIRTSSRPIIKQSQTIGVTGVISDVTERIKFEKALKKSEIKYRTIFEHTGTATAIIDEDTTLSLVNAEFEILSGYSKEELENNKSWTEFVAEDDLERMKNYHALRRTKASIAPLNYEFQFIDRNKNIKNVLITVVLFPDSQKSLASLIDITDRKKAELKIKEQFNFLQHLIDSINLPIFYKDINGVYDGCNQAFEEYLGLQKENIIGKTVYDIAPKELADKYYQMDNDLFQKLGFQVDEAPVKYADGTTHFVVFNKTTYNDTTGNLAGLIGIMVDISERKQSEDKIKKALEEKEMLLKEIHHRVKNNLMVISSLLNIQSKYIKDKEALGIFKESQNRAKSMALIHERLYRSSDLKRINFGDYIRTLSIDLFHTYIIDPSLIKLNMDVDDLMVDINTTVPLGLIVNELITNSMKHAFPDGRNGEITIGFHKNNDEFILSVKDNGIGFPEGLDFRQTKSLGLQLVNSLTEQIDGEIELNKTNGTCFKIIFKEIEY, encoded by the coding sequence ATGAATGAAAAATCATATGATAAATTAGCAATTGCTGAATTATCAACTCTTTATGAGATTTCTTCTATTTTATTTCTAAGATCAAAAGATGAGATTTTAAAAGAGGCATTAGAAAAAGTTATAAGGCTTTTTGGAGTCCGTTATTTTTTATTATTTGATGGAAAATCAGATGATGGACAAATTGTATCCTCTTGGGGTTTTAAAGGCTCTGAAGATTTTTTATTGAAAATTAATCAAAAAGAGCCAAATCAATTTAATTTTTCATTTACTAAATTGGGTAATTTGGAGTTATTCATGGAGCAAAGTTACCCTATAAAAACTAGGGAGCGTCGTCTTTACATAATGTTTGCACGAAGCCTTGAAAATTCTCTATTAAATGCTAAAAATATTGAAAAACGTGAAAAGGCAGAGAAAACTCTACAAAAATCTGAAAAAAAATTTAGAGATCTAGTAGAAAACATTAATGATGTAATTTTTACTATAAATCCTGAGGGTTATATTACTTACATTAGTCCCACAATCGAACAAATCACCAGTTACAAAACTAATGAGCTCATTGGTCAAAATTTCACTATTTTTGTGCATCCAAATGATATATCTGATTTATTTGACTCTCTAAAAAATACATTAGCTGGCAAATTAAAACCAACTGAATTTAGAGTTCTGGATAAAGATGGGACTGTTCTTTATATACGCACATCATCTAGACCCATAATAAAACAAAGCCAAACCATAGGCGTTACGGGAGTAATTTCCGATGTAACTGAACGGATAAAATTTGAAAAAGCTCTAAAAAAATCTGAAATAAAATACAGAACTATTTTTGAACACACTGGGACCGCTACTGCAATTATAGATGAAGATACTACTTTATCTTTGGTTAATGCTGAATTTGAAATACTTTCAGGCTATTCTAAAGAGGAACTTGAAAATAATAAAAGCTGGACAGAATTTGTGGCAGAAGATGATTTGGAGAGAATGAAGAACTATCATGCCCTGCGAAGAACTAAAGCGAGCATTGCTCCCTTAAATTATGAATTCCAATTTATTGATAGAAATAAAAATATTAAAAATGTTCTGATAACTGTTGTTCTCTTTCCAGATAGTCAAAAAAGTTTAGCATCTCTTATAGATATTACTGATAGAAAAAAAGCTGAACTAAAAATTAAAGAGCAATTTAATTTCTTACAACATTTAATAGATTCAATAAATCTACCTATTTTTTACAAGGACATAAATGGTGTCTATGATGGATGTAACCAAGCTTTTGAGGAATATTTAGGTCTACAAAAAGAGAATATCATTGGAAAAACGGTTTATGACATAGCACCGAAAGAATTGGCGGATAAATATTATCAAATGGATAATGATTTATTCCAAAAGCTTGGTTTTCAGGTAGATGAAGCTCCAGTAAAATATGCTGATGGTACCACACACTTTGTTGTATTTAATAAAACTACATATAATGATACTACAGGTAATTTAGCTGGATTAATTGGTATAATGGTGGACATTTCTGAGAGAAAACAATCTGAAGATAAAATTAAAAAAGCACTTGAAGAAAAGGAGATGCTTCTTAAAGAGATTCATCATAGGGTTAAAAATAATTTGATGGTTATTTCTAGCCTTCTTAATATTCAATCTAAGTATATTAAAGATAAAGAAGCTTTAGGTATTTTTAAAGAAAGTCAAAATCGTGCTAAGTCTATGGCACTTATCCATGAGAGACTTTATCGATCTAGTGATCTTAAAAGGATTAATTTTGGTGATTATATTCGAACTTTGAGTATAGATCTTTTTCACACCTATATTATTGATCCGAGTTTGATAAAATTGAATATGGATGTGGATGATTTAATGGTGGATATTAATACTACTGTTCCTTTGGGCCTAATTGTAAATGAATTAATAACTAATTCCATGAAACATGCTTTTCCGGATGGAAGAAATGGTGAAATAACCATTGGTTTCCATAAAAACAATGATGAATTTATTCTTTCAGTGAAAGACAATGGTATAGGTTTTCCAGAAGGCCTGGACTTCAGACAAACAAAATCATTAGGTTTACAATTAGTAAATAGTTTAACCGAACAAATTGATGGTGAAATAGAACTTAATAAAACTAATGGGACCTGTTTTAAAATAATATTCAAAGAAATAGAATATTAA
- a CDS encoding FIST N-terminal domain-containing protein — protein MKTGVGYSKSKDSAQAGIEAVENALKESGKPSLTFLFTTDVYDQKSVFESVKELVGDSKIVGFCGGGIITPEGVLRQGVGVCTLSGKELLVETSLQKNINLNPHKAGEKAGEKLMASGIQKGTVFAFPDGFTSNISETIQGLYNTMGPDFKYAGGGAGDNLKFFKTYQFTEKGVESRALATALIDGIEIQTSIGHGWEPKRDPMIITNSNGKKVVEINGITAFDSYNEQIGVIGTEKFPEYGMRYPLGFPDVSGNYLIRDPLKLNFDKSIDFVTEIPKNAVGNVMEGEIIDLIKTAKNVAEKAVQNIEKPQFVLLFDCISRYLLMGDEFEKELESIKKVIGFEVPFLGALTFGEVGSYIDVPLFHNKTVVIVVG, from the coding sequence ATGAAAACTGGTGTTGGTTACAGCAAATCAAAAGATTCGGCCCAGGCAGGGATAGAAGCAGTAGAAAATGCTTTAAAAGAATCTGGAAAACCTTCATTAACTTTTTTATTTACTACTGATGTATATGATCAAAAATCTGTCTTTGAATCGGTTAAAGAGTTAGTTGGGGATTCAAAGATTGTTGGCTTTTGTGGTGGGGGAATAATAACTCCTGAAGGCGTATTAAGGCAAGGTGTAGGAGTATGCACGCTGAGCGGGAAGGAACTTCTGGTGGAAACTTCTCTGCAAAAAAATATCAACTTGAATCCGCATAAAGCCGGTGAAAAAGCCGGTGAAAAATTGATGGCAAGTGGAATTCAAAAAGGTACAGTATTTGCTTTTCCAGATGGATTCACGTCTAATATTTCTGAAACAATTCAGGGACTTTACAATACTATGGGTCCTGATTTCAAATATGCAGGGGGCGGTGCTGGAGACAACCTTAAATTCTTTAAGACTTACCAGTTTACTGAAAAAGGAGTAGAAAGCAGAGCACTGGCGACGGCTTTAATTGATGGCATTGAAATTCAAACAAGCATAGGGCACGGTTGGGAGCCTAAAAGGGATCCTATGATAATAACCAATTCTAATGGTAAAAAAGTTGTTGAAATAAATGGTATCACCGCTTTTGATTCTTATAATGAACAGATTGGAGTTATTGGAACTGAAAAATTTCCAGAATATGGTATGAGATATCCTCTTGGATTTCCCGATGTTTCAGGTAATTATCTGATTAGAGATCCCCTAAAATTGAACTTTGATAAAAGTATTGATTTTGTAACTGAAATTCCTAAAAATGCAGTGGGTAATGTGATGGAAGGTGAAATAATTGATCTAATTAAGACGGCCAAAAATGTAGCTGAGAAAGCCGTTCAAAACATTGAAAAACCCCAGTTCGTACTTTTATTTGATTGTATATCTCGTTATCTCTTAATGGGTGATGAATTCGAAAAAGAACTGGAAAGTATAAAGAAAGTAATAGGTTTTGAAGTTCCATTTCTTGGAGCACTTACATTTGGCGAAGTTGGTAGCTATATAGATGTCCCTCTTTTCCATAATAAAACTGTGGTAATTGTAGTTGGATAA
- a CDS encoding geranylgeranylglyceryl/heptaprenylglyceryl phosphate synthase, producing the protein MKVEAYFKDILKERKIHLTLLDPEEQTPEEALSISKAAVSGGSDGIMLGGSTTDAAELDATAKILQENLDVPIVLFPGNISGVSSYADAIFFMSLLNSSNPYWIIGAQALGAPVIKKMGIETIPMGYLVIEPGGTVGWVGDAKLIPRKKADLAAAYAMAAEYLGMRLIYLEAGSGAEQHVDPKMIGMVKKTTDTMLIVGGGIRSGDEAHVVASAGADIIVTGTVVEDSFNVEEKISEIVEGMRR; encoded by the coding sequence ATGAAAGTTGAAGCTTATTTTAAGGATATTTTAAAGGAAAGAAAGATACATCTCACCCTTCTAGATCCTGAAGAACAAACTCCTGAAGAAGCATTGTCTATATCTAAAGCTGCTGTTTCTGGAGGGTCTGATGGTATTATGCTGGGAGGTTCTACCACAGACGCTGCTGAACTTGATGCCACGGCTAAAATACTTCAAGAAAATCTTGATGTTCCTATAGTGCTTTTTCCAGGAAATATAAGTGGTGTGAGTTCGTATGCTGATGCTATTTTCTTTATGAGTCTTTTAAATTCTAGCAATCCATATTGGATTATTGGGGCGCAAGCATTGGGAGCTCCAGTAATTAAAAAAATGGGAATTGAAACTATACCTATGGGTTATCTGGTAATTGAGCCAGGAGGAACTGTGGGATGGGTAGGAGATGCTAAATTAATTCCACGCAAAAAAGCAGATTTGGCGGCGGCCTATGCCATGGCGGCTGAATATTTAGGTATGCGTCTGATTTATCTGGAAGCCGGTTCAGGTGCAGAACAGCATGTAGATCCAAAAATGATCGGTATGGTCAAAAAAACTACTGATACGATGCTTATTGTTGGTGGAGGAATCCGCAGTGGTGATGAGGCCCATGTTGTTGCTTCGGCCGGTGCTGATATTATAGTTACGGGCACTGTAGTAGAAGATAGTTTTAATGTGGAAGAGAAGATCTCTGAGATTGTGGAAGGTATGAGAAGATAA
- a CDS encoding DUF367 family protein produces the protein MKVTVYHAEECDRKKCTTFKMAKKGKFKIVNHLNQLPRGAIVLNPYSKKAVSPEDKGAVIKRGVAGLDCSWKKVQKSAAIFKTSKYHRSLPFLVAANPTNYGKPCILSTAEAIAATFYIVGLKDIAEDIMSHFKWGPHFLILNKELLEAYSDAETSEEVIKAQNEFIGG, from the coding sequence ATGAAAGTAACTGTATACCATGCCGAGGAGTGCGACCGTAAGAAATGCACCACCTTTAAAATGGCCAAAAAAGGAAAGTTTAAAATAGTAAATCATCTTAATCAGTTACCTAGAGGTGCAATTGTACTGAATCCTTATTCTAAAAAAGCAGTCTCTCCTGAAGATAAGGGCGCTGTTATTAAACGTGGAGTGGCTGGATTAGACTGCTCCTGGAAGAAGGTTCAAAAATCTGCTGCGATTTTTAAGACTTCTAAGTATCATAGATCGCTGCCATTTCTTGTTGCAGCAAATCCCACTAACTATGGTAAGCCCTGTATTCTTTCAACTGCAGAGGCAATTGCAGCAACCTTTTATATAGTGGGATTGAAAGATATAGCAGAAGATATAATGTCCCATTTTAAGTGGGGACCCCATTTTCTAATACTCAATAAAGAGTTACTAGAAGCATATTCCGATGCTGAAACCAGCGAGGAAGTTATTAAAGCTCAAAACGAATTTATAGGAGGCTAA
- a CDS encoding 50S ribosomal protein L40e, whose translation MARFEEAENRIFNVKICLKCNARNPPSAKVCRKCGYKGLRYKAKESRG comes from the coding sequence ATGGCTAGATTTGAAGAAGCAGAGAACAGAATATTCAATGTTAAAATTTGTCTTAAATGTAACGCTAGAAACCCACCAAGTGCTAAAGTGTGCCGGAAGTGTGGTTACAAAGGTCTAAGATACAAAGCTAAAGAATCAAGGGGTTAA
- the polX gene encoding DNA polymerase/3'-5' exonuclease PolX, with amino-acid sequence MKNEKVAHILDRIADFMEMNDDIFRMKAYRKAAHTVETLSDDITTLTEENRLQELPGVGKAIAAKIKEIVETGSLEYFENLKKEYPVDFDAMIEVEGLGPKTIKLLYDALGVENLDDLERHAKRHHVRRIKGMGDKKEKKILENIEMARKNSGRKLLGHILPLAEAIKHQIEVLKVVEAVEIAGSIRRRKESVGDIDILVISENSQEVMDYFVSLPIVDEIVVKGPLKSTVVLKEGLDCDLRVFERDIFGAAMMYFTGSRDLNIELRKIAISQNMKLSEWGLFKGDEIITGKSEKDVFNSLGLQYIPPEMRENRGEIEAARGGKIPELIGYDDIRGDLQVHTQWSDGKHTIMEMVQEAQKLEYDYLAITDHLGTLRTAEGMNDSDILNQFQEIDSINDEMKDFTLLKGLEVDIDSQGNLNISETILAEVDVVVASLHSDLRQDFFEMTNRLIRAMENPYVNIISHPTGRKIQEHREYDLNLDKIMQKASATGTILEINSHPNRLDLRDIYIKKAIDMGCKLVINSDAHSSGEMKNMQLGIATARRGWARKEDIINTFDLKELNKILGN; translated from the coding sequence ATGAAAAACGAAAAAGTGGCCCATATATTAGATAGAATAGCGGACTTCATGGAAATGAATGACGACATATTTCGTATGAAGGCCTATCGTAAGGCAGCCCATACCGTGGAAACTCTCTCTGATGATATAACTACCTTAACTGAAGAAAATCGTCTGCAAGAGCTACCTGGTGTGGGAAAGGCCATAGCGGCCAAAATCAAAGAAATTGTGGAAACTGGTTCTCTGGAATACTTTGAAAACCTGAAAAAAGAGTACCCGGTGGACTTTGATGCTATGATAGAAGTGGAAGGTCTGGGCCCTAAAACTATAAAACTACTCTATGATGCGTTGGGAGTGGAAAATCTGGATGATCTGGAGCGCCACGCCAAAAGACACCATGTTCGTCGAATCAAGGGCATGGGGGATAAGAAAGAGAAAAAAATTCTTGAAAATATAGAAATGGCCCGAAAAAACTCAGGAAGAAAACTCCTGGGCCATATTCTACCTCTGGCTGAAGCTATAAAACACCAGATTGAAGTTTTAAAAGTAGTGGAAGCTGTGGAAATTGCCGGTTCCATCAGGCGCCGCAAGGAAAGTGTGGGGGATATTGATATACTGGTCATTTCTGAAAATTCTCAAGAAGTAATGGATTATTTCGTATCTTTACCTATTGTTGATGAAATAGTAGTTAAAGGACCATTAAAGAGTACTGTAGTACTTAAAGAAGGACTGGACTGTGATTTAAGGGTATTTGAAAGGGATATATTTGGTGCAGCCATGATGTACTTTACGGGGTCAAGGGATCTGAATATAGAACTCCGGAAAATAGCCATCTCTCAAAATATGAAACTCAGTGAATGGGGACTTTTTAAAGGGGATGAAATAATCACTGGTAAAAGTGAAAAAGATGTTTTTAACTCACTTGGTCTACAATATATTCCTCCTGAGATGAGGGAGAATAGAGGAGAAATAGAAGCTGCCCGTGGGGGAAAAATACCTGAATTAATTGGATATGATGATATTAGAGGGGATTTACAGGTACATACTCAATGGAGTGATGGGAAACATACTATAATGGAAATGGTTCAGGAGGCCCAGAAACTAGAATATGATTACCTGGCCATTACGGATCATCTGGGAACCCTAAGAACTGCTGAGGGAATGAATGACTCTGATATTCTAAATCAGTTTCAAGAAATTGATTCTATTAATGATGAAATGAAAGATTTTACTCTATTAAAAGGCCTGGAAGTGGATATTGACTCTCAGGGAAATTTAAATATTAGTGAAACTATTTTAGCTGAGGTTGATGTGGTGGTGGCCAGTTTACACTCTGATTTAAGGCAAGATTTCTTTGAAATGACGAATAGATTGATTAGGGCTATGGAAAATCCTTATGTGAATATTATTTCTCATCCTACTGGTCGAAAAATTCAGGAACACCGCGAATATGATTTAAATCTGGATAAAATCATGCAAAAGGCCAGTGCTACAGGAACTATTCTGGAGATTAATTCTCATCCTAACCGCCTTGATTTAAGAGATATTTACATAAAAAAAGCCATAGATATGGGGTGTAAATTAGTTATTAATTCCGATGCTCACTCTTCAGGTGAAATGAAAAACATGCAACTGGGAATAGCTACTGCTCGGAGAGGGTGGGCCAGAAAAGAGGATATTATCAATACCTTTGATTTAAAGGAACTTAATAAAATTTTAGGTAATTAA
- a CDS encoding heavy metal-binding domain-containing protein — protein sequence MVVVRPEDIPLNTATFADDIVVVTSNFVPGFKAVETLGFVYGLTVRSRGVGGQIGAGIRSMFGGEIKEYVQMMEESRNQALERMIEHARSMGANAIISSRFDSDQISDIMQEILAYGTAVIIEEEDSQ from the coding sequence ATGGTAGTAGTACGGCCCGAAGACATCCCTTTAAACACAGCCACTTTTGCTGATGACATTGTGGTAGTAACCTCTAATTTTGTTCCTGGATTTAAGGCCGTAGAAACCTTAGGGTTTGTATATGGTCTAACTGTGCGAAGTCGAGGTGTAGGTGGCCAAATAGGTGCTGGAATAAGGTCCATGTTTGGTGGGGAAATAAAAGAGTACGTTCAAATGATGGAAGAAAGCCGTAACCAGGCCCTGGAGCGTATGATTGAACATGCCCGTAGTATGGGGGCCAATGCCATTATCAGTTCCCGATTTGATTCAGATCAGATTTCTGATATAATGCAAGAGATTTTGGCCTATGGTACGGCTGTTATTATTGAGGAAGAAGATTCTCAATAA